A window of Gossypium hirsutum isolate 1008001.06 chromosome D13, Gossypium_hirsutum_v2.1, whole genome shotgun sequence genomic DNA:
ttgtttaataagtcttaacttttaaaaaaatttcaatcttGCTTATACATGTAGTTTTACTTttgagtgattttaggagatttTCTGATCGGCCTCTCTAGTTTGATGGATGCTCAATTATTTTGTCGATTCCACCCACCGCTCTGAATCATCTGAGGTTGATTTTCTGATCGTGATAGTTGCTTGCAATCGCTCCAAATATGTTGTGTGTGAGTTGTGACGAAGTCAAATATCAACGTGTTgtaatgttctattgatgttaAAGTTGAAGCCTTTGTCGTGTTTATGGAGCTTGTCCTTCACCACCAACAACGAgtgtttgttgtttttttttcttttcctcgaatTGTAAGATCCCATTCATGGAATGACTTAATGaattttcccttaaaaaaaaattctacccaATTTTCAATGACTTTAATTCTATTCACTTAATCcaaaataagagaataataaaaactaattaattaaattactcgattctatcatatatattttcaagTAACATCATATACTCCTCATAGCTCGGCTTCAATAGTTGAACAGATTCCAATCATTTAGGCAAATCTCATCTTCCATCTTCCAATAACAGTCCCTAATAACAGCACCAGATGACGCGCGGCATGACCAATCTCCACCATCCTGCACCCTCCGTGTTCACTTTGGACCATTCCACCTCCGACAACCTCCAACAAGTTTCCCTGCTATGTTTGATGAAACGTTTATCACTACCCTTTGTATGTTGTTTTATCTCCATCACCTTCCCCAAAAAGTAGCGACCTTGTTCTATAATTCCTTCAACGTTCAAATGGGAGCCATTAAAAAGAACAATTCTTCCACAAGCACCAGCAAAGACGGTAACAAGGGCAGGGAATGGCAATTTAGCTTTTCTCGACCCTTATCTAATATATCTTCAATATAACTTGATTAAAtctgaattaaatttaatttacttaGCCCAACAAATTGAAGATTTAGACTCATTTTGAAGctcgattttaaaaaaatcaattgtattaaattaatagGTCGATTTAATTTACTTAGCCCAACAAATTAAAGATTTAGGCTCATTTTGAagctcgatttaaaaaaaaatcaatcatatcAAATTAATAGGTCAAAACTAGTTGAATTCGAGGTTTTTTGGGGTTGATTCAATAAAAAAACCCAAGATTCAGTGTACAATTTAGTCAGTCTAAAACCAAAAAAGATTAGGtgtaaaagcaaaaaaaaagttgGAGGGGTAAAAGTCCAAAAAGCCTGATTTCATTGGGAAaaactacaaaaataataattatgataaATACAATAATTTAACGAATGTCAAAATCGAAGGAATTTTTAATGGCATTTGATAAGAAAATGAGTAcaatatataaactttttttagACTTATTTACATGAAGagaatcttttttctttaattgacTGTACGGAATGGATGTACTTGTTTGGCTTTTTGCTTTATATTtgtcaaagaaattaaaagggaTTTGCTGAAAGTCAACCAAATGATAGCATCCGTAagtatcatcatcattattattaaaaggTTGCTCTTATTTATGATTTAAGAAGAGATGAAAGTaaatttagggtgggtttggatgggcgattgggtgcagtgcggtgcgtttagcttattttttgtctcacgttacagtatcactacagtatctaatctcaccgcagtatctaatctcaccgtcacTACTGTTTTTATACTAACCGCAAATAAACGCACCGCCTATCTGAACTCACCCTTAGACATTGTATTAAAAAGAACAGTTATGATTAAAAAgcaaactttagaaattttttaaaaaaaatcaaaagaaatatgaaatgaaagcaCCATAGAGAGATTTGTCAAAAAGAGTAAACAAATTGAAACGAGGCACATAAATcaacttttcaattattaatactagaatttcttttgaaaaataagaaataaatttttattatttttagagtttatagATACAAATATAATGCAATCGCAATTAGGATACAaatatgattataaatttgagtaatataatttatatttaaaaagtaataaaatattttcttcgAGGGTATTctcttttatataaaatcaataatcaaaatccaaaataaatctCAAGATGGTAAAATTTAAGTCTATACCACCAAGATCTCAAAATCTCAAATTTGTCTTTGTAACGAAAGACTCATTCAGTTTGTTTTCACAAACTTTTTATAGTAAATATTGGTGATGAAAGGTCAACCCCATTAAAAGAAGTCATCAAAGTATTCTTCACTAAACATCTTATTAGGATAGACTGTGAAGTACATAACTACctatcaagaaaaatgtgaatgTTTGCACTTGATAAGATTCAAGCCCATACCCGACAGCATACAAGGCACCTGTGGGCAACTCAAGTGGTATTCAAGTTGCTTATTCAACTCCTATATGCTAAATATAGGATATGGGTTCAAACTCCACCAAACATAAAACATGAATCTGCTAATGAATGAAGGCATTCTCCTTTCGTGATCCCGGTAAAGCTCTAGGTGGATGCTGAAGACAAAATCCGAAGATAAAAACAATTGTAGACATCCTAAGTCTAGTACCGAATTTATTAAAGAGccatacataatttttttttataatttgcgAGCCATAAATTTTCGATTCAGTGCATTTTGGGCTGTGAACCAGAAACCCAGAGCTAAAAAGGCTCATTGTAATAACATTGAAGAGCTGCCGATGGAcatttatatatactttgagtAAACTACATTATttagtaatagtaatagtaaatTTATGGTAAGATtgttattgaattattcaaaaattttcatttcaatcacTGAGATTAATGTTTAATTTGACATCAAAACTAAAAAACATCATGTAACCCAATGAATATTTGACACATGTGccttagtaaaaaaattataatcactTAATTGAGATAAAGAAAACTGTcagatatcaaattaaacattaaaatcaaactcaagaattaaattgaaaaaactcagcaaattgaacattgaaaccAAAGTCAATTACTAAATAGTATATTAACCCTAATTGTAATGAGAAACGAATTGCTTAAACAAAAAACACAAATCCattaactaaaataaacaaaagggaTCTCTGCATTTCATTCTCTAAAAGTCAAAACAAAACCATAAGTTTTCAGAGTTTTTTTTAAACAACAAAGCCATTTAAAAGTAAACTTTCTAGCTACAGGCTACATATGAACAGAGGAAAGGGGGACCAAAAAGAATGAATACATGAGTGTATATTGAACTTTTTTATAACTAGAAAAAAGTCCTAACCTTTGTCGAGCCTGGCCGGTGTGTGAAATGTCTGATCAAAAGATAACAAGACATGAGCGATTACAGCTGAAAAACGAAAACAATTAGAGATGGAAACACGAATATAGATATTGCTGGTCAGTATGAAACCAGGCGTTTAATCGATGTAGTCAAATCTAAAACGACGTAGAAAATGTCTTCAAAACATTGCTTGACTACTTTTCTTGACTGTTAGGGACGTAAATGCAGCTGCCCAATCTTGTTTAGTAGATTCAGACACTAAATCGTTCCCGAGGAAGGGAGTCCAGGAGTCCGAACAGGCATCAGTTAAAAACCAATCGACTTTCTCCGGAACGTTAATGAAATCAAAGTTCAACGGCTTCTGTTTTTTAGCAGACTTCTTCTGTTTTTGGCCAGGAGAGTTTCCTGTAGACTGCAAAAGACACAATTCAAGCATTCACCGAATGCCAGGGGATTAAGAAGTGAAGCATCGGGTTTTAAATATTCAGCTTTTCAACTAACATGGCTCTTTATTTCTGACTTACAGGTACTTCACTGCCAGGAAGCTCAGTTCCCTTCTTCCGTTTAGGTGGGGGAGATCCGTTTTCTAGAAAGTAAAGCACTTCTTTCTTGGATCTGAATTTTCGGCCTGACGTTGGATCAACGTAATACTGCACGAAAAAGGTTATCATGTATGTTTATATTATCACCGCAGAGCCAATCCTCTCGAAAACACGAGCAACATAAATCCAAGTACACAAGAAACATATTGTTGATGCAAGAGAATAACCATATCTTGACTAAAACACACCCTAACCGAAATGAAATTTCCAATGTTTCATAGGTTTCTATAACTCTCTAAAGCAAAATACTAGTCGCCAGACAACGAAACATACTCTCGAGTCAAATCCAATCTTATGGACCAACTTTTACTAAGACATTCATTCACCGGACTGTCGCAATACATCTCGTTTCCACAATAGAACGAAGATGAAAGCTCGTACATGTGTTTATGCAAACTGAGTTTTAGCTTCTCAAGATGCAGCAATGTTTCTATAACTCTCTAAAGCAAAATACTAGTTGCCGGACTACAAAACATTCTCAAGAGTCAAATCCAATTTTATGGACCAGCTTCAACTGAGACATTCATACCCCGCACTTTCGCAATGCATCTCGTTTCCGTGATAGAACAAAGATGAAAGCTCGTACATGTGTTAATGAAAACCAAGTTTTAGCTTCTCAATATGCAGCAATGTTTCTATAACTCTCTAAAGCAAAATACTAGTCGCCAGACAACAAAACATTCTCTCAAGTCAATTCGATTTTATGGACCAACTTTGACCGAGACATTCATTCGC
This region includes:
- the LOC107933455 gene encoding methyl-CpG-binding domain-containing protein 5, whose translation is MSDPVQTSPADLPSDPLLKPGAFIDVNGQGKPAEPTKSRNGLIPNGSQPETPSRGSVNSSSSADSKVKRRVVAPETWLPPGWLIEDRVRTSGATAGLVDKYYVDPTSGRKFRSKKEVLYFLENGSPPPKRKKGTELPGSEVPSTGNSPGQKQKKSAKKQKPLNFDFINVPEKVDWFLTDACSDSWTPFLGNDLVSESTKQDWAAAFTSLTVKKSSQAMF